Proteins encoded together in one Polaribacter reichenbachii window:
- the lpdA gene encoding dihydrolipoyl dehydrogenase, whose translation MKYDIIVIGSGPGGYISAVRASQLGKKVAIIEKYSTLGGTCLNVGCIPSKALLDSSHHYYDAVHHFEEHGISVEKPSFDFSKMVERKENVVTTTTGGIKYLMDKNNIDVYEGLGSFEDATHVKITKSDGSSEVIEGTNTIIATGSKPSTLPFISLDKERVITSTEALKLKEVPKHLLVIGGGVIGLELGSVYKRLGADVTVIEYAPKITPTMDADVSKELTKVLKKQGMKFNVSTGVTSVERNGDEVVVKANNKKGEEVTFTGDYCLVAVGRKAYTEGLGLEKAGVKVNERGQVDVNDHLQTNISNIYAIGDVVKGAMLAHKAEEEGVVVAEYLAGEKPHIDYNLIPGIVYTWPEVAAVGKTEQELKDAKIDYKSGKFSMRALGRSRASGDIDGFVKVLADKNTDEILGVHMVGARVADLIMEAAVAMEYRASAEDLARICHGHPTYSEAVKEAAKAAWDGKPLNA comes from the coding sequence ATGAAATACGATATTATCGTTATTGGTTCTGGTCCTGGAGGATATATATCTGCAGTTAGAGCATCACAATTAGGAAAAAAAGTAGCTATTATAGAAAAATATAGCACTTTAGGAGGTACTTGTTTAAATGTGGGTTGTATTCCTTCTAAAGCTTTATTAGATTCTTCCCACCATTATTATGATGCTGTACATCATTTTGAAGAGCATGGAATTTCTGTAGAAAAGCCTTCTTTTGATTTTTCTAAAATGGTTGAAAGAAAAGAAAACGTTGTTACAACTACAACTGGTGGTATTAAATATCTTATGGATAAAAATAACATCGATGTTTACGAAGGTTTAGGTTCTTTTGAAGATGCTACACACGTAAAAATTACTAAAAGTGATGGTTCATCAGAAGTAATTGAAGGTACAAATACCATTATTGCAACTGGTTCAAAACCATCTACTTTACCTTTTATCAGCTTAGATAAAGAAAGAGTAATAACATCTACAGAAGCTTTAAAATTAAAAGAAGTACCAAAACATTTATTAGTTATTGGTGGTGGAGTTATTGGTTTAGAGTTAGGTTCTGTTTACAAAAGATTAGGTGCAGATGTTACGGTTATTGAATATGCACCAAAAATTACACCAACTATGGATGCTGATGTTTCTAAAGAACTTACCAAAGTTTTAAAGAAACAAGGTATGAAGTTTAACGTAAGTACTGGTGTAACTTCTGTTGAAAGAAATGGTGATGAAGTTGTTGTAAAAGCAAACAATAAAAAAGGAGAAGAAGTAACTTTTACTGGTGACTATTGCTTAGTTGCTGTAGGTAGAAAAGCGTATACAGAAGGTTTAGGTTTAGAAAAAGCTGGCGTAAAAGTAAATGAAAGAGGTCAAGTAGATGTTAACGATCATTTACAAACTAATATTTCTAATATTTATGCAATTGGTGATGTTGTAAAAGGTGCAATGTTAGCACATAAAGCAGAAGAAGAAGGTGTTGTAGTTGCAGAATATTTAGCTGGTGAAAAACCACATATAGATTATAATTTAATTCCTGGTATTGTATACACTTGGCCAGAAGTTGCTGCTGTTGGTAAAACTGAGCAAGAATTAAAAGATGCAAAAATTGATTATAAATCTGGTAAATTTTCTATGAGAGCTTTAGGTAGATCTAGAGCAAGTGGAGACATTGATGGTTTTGTAAAAGTTTTAGCAGATAAAAATACCGATGAAATTTTAGGAGTTCATATGGTAGGTGCAAGAGTTGCAGATTTAATTATGGAAGCAGCTGTTGCAATGGAATATAGAGCATCTGCAGAAGATTTAGCAAGAATTTGTCACGGTCATCCAACCTATTCTGAGGCT
- a CDS encoding heme-binding domain-containing protein — MKIIKKIILALLLIFIVAQFFGPEKNEGNIDTVNAFVAETNPPENVLDILKTSCFDCHSAKTNYPWYNNITPVNYWLAEHVKDGKKHLDFSNWSSYSLKRKEHKMDELYEEVEKGEMPLDSYTWTHSEANLTQEQIDAIVTWGKKVQADYKKQMTAE; from the coding sequence ATGAAAATCATAAAAAAAATAATTTTAGCGCTTTTATTAATTTTTATTGTTGCTCAATTTTTTGGGCCTGAAAAAAATGAAGGAAATATAGATACTGTAAATGCATTTGTTGCAGAAACTAATCCGCCAGAAAATGTTTTAGATATTTTAAAAACTAGCTGTTTCGATTGTCACTCTGCAAAAACAAACTACCCTTGGTACAATAATATTACGCCCGTTAATTATTGGTTAGCAGAACATGTAAAAGATGGTAAAAAACATTTAGATTTTTCGAATTGGAGTTCTTACTCTTTAAAAAGAAAAGAACATAAAATGGATGAATTATATGAAGAGGTAGAAAAAGGAGAAATGCCTTTAGATTCTTATACTTGGACACATTCTGAAGCTAATTTAACACAAGAACAAATTGATGCCATTGTTACTTGGGGTAAAAAAGTACAAGCAGATTATAAAAAACAAATGACTGCAGAGTAA
- a CDS encoding glycosyltransferase → MENKSILIIGTVWVEPNSSAAGSRMLQLITLFLKQNFKITFASAAQKNDNAFDLNSLGINTVSIELNNASFDVFIDKLQPTIVLFDRFMTEEQFGWRVAENCPNALRILDTEDLHFLRKVRHQQLKKGEKFTNEALLKADETKREIASILRCDLSLIISSYEMDLLKSVFKIDERILYYLPFLLDKVDEHQIKKWKSFEERKHFVFIGNFFHKPNVDAVITLKNAIWNEIREYLPDAEIHIYGAYVNQQIQELHNKKEGFIIKGFAENSRKVVENARLVLAPLRFGAGIKGKLTEAMICGTPSVTTSIGAEGMQNSLPWNGFVEDDFKEFAKQAVLLYSDENLWLASQKKGIDIINQIYDKEKLEAPFINQIKEIQQNLEQHRTHNFLGNLLQHQTLQATKFMSKWIEVKNRLQ, encoded by the coding sequence TTGGAAAATAAATCTATTTTAATTATTGGTACTGTTTGGGTTGAACCCAATTCTTCTGCTGCAGGTAGTAGAATGTTGCAATTGATTACCCTTTTTTTAAAACAAAATTTTAAAATAACTTTTGCATCTGCTGCTCAAAAAAATGATAATGCTTTTGATTTAAATTCTTTAGGAATTAATACTGTTTCTATTGAATTAAATAATGCATCTTTTGATGTTTTTATAGATAAATTACAACCTACAATTGTACTCTTTGATCGTTTTATGACAGAAGAACAATTTGGTTGGCGAGTTGCAGAAAACTGCCCAAACGCTTTACGAATTTTAGATACTGAAGATTTACATTTTTTAAGAAAAGTAAGACATCAACAATTAAAAAAAGGAGAAAAATTTACAAACGAAGCTTTATTGAAAGCTGATGAAACAAAAAGAGAAATCGCTTCGATTTTACGTTGCGATTTGTCTTTAATTATATCAAGTTACGAAATGGATTTACTAAAATCTGTTTTTAAGATTGATGAAAGAATACTTTATTACTTACCGTTTTTATTAGATAAGGTTGATGAACATCAAATAAAAAAATGGAAATCTTTTGAAGAAAGAAAGCATTTTGTTTTTATAGGTAACTTTTTTCATAAACCAAATGTTGATGCAGTTATTACTTTAAAAAATGCAATTTGGAATGAAATTCGTGAGTACCTTCCAGATGCAGAAATTCATATTTATGGGGCTTATGTTAATCAGCAAATACAAGAATTACACAATAAGAAAGAAGGCTTTATTATTAAAGGTTTCGCAGAAAATTCAAGAAAAGTTGTTGAAAATGCGAGATTAGTATTAGCACCTTTACGTTTTGGAGCAGGTATAAAAGGCAAATTAACAGAAGCAATGATTTGCGGAACTCCAAGTGTAACCACAAGTATTGGAGCAGAAGGTATGCAAAACTCTTTGCCTTGGAATGGTTTTGTTGAAGATGATTTTAAGGAATTTGCCAAACAAGCAGTTTTGTTATATTCTGATGAAAATTTGTGGTTAGCATCACAAAAAAAAGGTATAGATATCATCAATCAAATTTATGATAAAGAAAAATTAGAAGCTCCTTTTATCAACCAAATAAAAGAAATTCAACAAAATTTAGAACAACATAGAACTCATAATTTTTTAGGGAATTTGTTGCAACATCAAACGTTACAAGCTACTAAATTTATGAGTAAATGGATAGAAGTTAAAAATAGGCTTCAGTAA
- a CDS encoding carboxypeptidase-like regulatory domain-containing protein has protein sequence MRNIFFILLVLFTISSFCQIEIKGTVYEKNTPLENVAIYLNNTMLGTTTNIDGTFSLPIKEGQYELIVSYLGYKKIIYPLNTSTYTKPLVFVLEEDQNILDEIIIQKTVYDEEWHYNLELFKKEFIGLTELSKDCQILNPEVLHFDFNGRENILTAYARKPLQIKNKGLGYLITYELESFIRKKNYVSYLGYSRYKELKGGKRKKKRWQKNRLKAYNGSVIHFFKSVMNNTFTEEGFIVNQFKRVPNPKRPSENTIKKARELIRLNNVKVYPQNIDQPKNALDSAFIVIKKARLPKFEDYLYKSKLSQNDIITQKNGLLYLSFDDNLSIVYTKEKEELAYITRNTFSKLREPLPQTSSLIPLKKGIIVDKNGLLIHPLDVFYEEYWSYEKFANSLPLDYESVLNKQ, from the coding sequence ATGAGAAACATTTTTTTTATTTTATTGGTATTATTTACCATTTCGTCTTTTTGTCAAATAGAAATTAAAGGAACTGTGTACGAAAAAAACACTCCTTTAGAAAACGTTGCCATCTATTTAAACAACACAATGTTGGGCACAACTACAAATATAGACGGAACTTTTTCATTGCCAATAAAAGAAGGTCAGTATGAGTTAATTGTTTCTTATTTAGGATATAAAAAAATTATTTATCCTTTAAACACATCAACCTATACCAAACCCTTAGTTTTTGTTTTAGAAGAAGACCAAAATATTTTGGATGAAATTATCATTCAAAAAACAGTTTATGATGAGGAATGGCATTATAATTTAGAACTTTTTAAAAAAGAATTTATTGGACTTACAGAACTCTCAAAAGATTGTCAAATTTTAAATCCAGAAGTTTTACATTTCGATTTTAACGGAAGAGAAAATATTTTAACGGCTTACGCCAGAAAGCCTTTACAAATAAAAAATAAAGGCTTAGGATATTTAATTACATACGAATTAGAAAGTTTTATCCGAAAAAAAAATTACGTATCTTATTTAGGTTACTCAAGATACAAAGAGCTTAAAGGAGGCAAACGCAAAAAAAAACGTTGGCAAAAAAATAGATTAAAAGCCTATAATGGATCTGTAATTCATTTTTTTAAATCGGTTATGAACAATACTTTTACTGAAGAGGGTTTTATTGTGAATCAATTTAAAAGAGTTCCTAACCCAAAAAGACCATCAGAAAACACAATTAAAAAAGCAAGAGAATTAATTCGTTTAAATAATGTTAAAGTATATCCACAAAATATAGATCAACCAAAAAATGCTTTAGACTCTGCTTTTATTGTTATCAAAAAAGCAAGATTACCAAAATTTGAAGATTATTTATACAAATCGAAACTATCTCAAAATGATATAATCACTCAAAAAAATGGTTTACTTTATCTTTCTTTTGATGATAATTTAAGTATTGTTTACACAAAAGAAAAAGAAGAATTGGCTTACATTACTAGAAACACTTTCAGTAAATTAAGAGAACCTTTGCCACAAACTTCGAGTTTAATTCCTCTAAAAAAAGGAATTATTGTAGATAAAAACGGATTATTAATTCATCCTTTAGATGTATTTTACGAAGAATATTGGTCTTATGAAAAATTTGCAAATTCTTTACCTTTAGATTACGAATCAGTTCTCAATAAGCAGTAA
- a CDS encoding M3 family metallopeptidase gives MNPLLQDFNTAPFTKISSDDYKPAIKKGIEIAKAEIDAIANSTDAPTFENTTVALDFTGEKLNRITSIFFNLNSAETNDDIQKIAQEVSPWLSEFRNDITLNEALFTRVKSVFDDRKNLDLTPEQQMLLDKQYKGFARNGANLNDEKKSKLREIDSKLSKLSLKFGENVLAETNAFEMHLTNEDDVSGLPDSVKEAASQLAKEQDKEGYIFTLQYPSYIPFLTYTDNRELRKKMAIAAGKKAFQDNEFNNEKIVLEIVNLRQQRASLLGYKTHAHFVLEERMAEIPEKVIEFSNNLLEKAKPAAQKEFENLEKYAKKLDGIDQLQKWDGAYYSEKLKKELFDLDQEVLKPYFKLENVINGVFEIANRLYDLNFEEVSTIEKYHPDVKTYNVTDNEGNFISVFYADYHPRKGKRNGAWMTSYKSQQIKNGVNERPHVSIVCNFTKPTATKPSLLTFNEVTTLFHEFGHALHGMLANTTYNSLSGTSVSWDFVELPSQVLENWCYEKEALELFAKHYETGEVIPMKYVEKIKESASFHEGMQTLRQLSFGLLDMKWHSENPSEITSVKDFEIDAFSETKLYPDVAENCMSTAFSHIFQGGYSAGYYSYKWAEVLDADAFEYFLEEGIFNKEVATKFKENVLSKGGTVKPMELYKRFRGQEPKPEALLRRAGLLEA, from the coding sequence ATGAACCCACTTTTACAAGATTTTAATACAGCTCCGTTTACTAAAATTTCTTCTGATGATTATAAACCTGCTATTAAAAAAGGGATAGAAATCGCAAAAGCAGAAATTGATGCAATTGCAAATAGTACAGATGCTCCAACTTTTGAAAATACTACTGTTGCATTAGATTTTACTGGAGAAAAACTCAATAGAATTACTTCTATTTTTTTCAATTTAAATTCTGCAGAAACTAATGATGATATTCAAAAAATTGCACAAGAAGTTTCGCCTTGGTTAAGCGAATTTAGAAACGACATCACTTTGAATGAAGCTTTATTTACAAGAGTAAAATCAGTTTTTGATGATAGAAAAAATTTAGATTTAACACCAGAACAACAGATGTTGTTAGACAAGCAATACAAAGGTTTTGCAAGAAATGGTGCAAATTTAAATGATGAAAAGAAGTCAAAACTAAGAGAAATTGACTCAAAACTTTCTAAATTATCTTTAAAATTTGGTGAAAATGTTTTGGCAGAAACCAATGCTTTTGAAATGCATTTAACTAATGAAGACGATGTTTCTGGCTTACCAGATTCTGTGAAAGAAGCTGCAAGTCAATTAGCAAAAGAACAAGATAAAGAAGGTTATATTTTTACGCTTCAATATCCAAGTTATATTCCGTTTTTAACGTATACTGATAATAGAGAATTGCGTAAAAAAATGGCAATTGCAGCTGGTAAAAAAGCATTTCAAGACAATGAATTTAACAACGAAAAAATTGTTTTAGAGATTGTAAACTTACGTCAGCAAAGAGCAAGCTTATTAGGTTATAAAACCCACGCTCATTTTGTGTTGGAAGAAAGAATGGCAGAAATTCCTGAAAAGGTAATCGAATTTTCGAATAATTTATTAGAAAAAGCAAAACCTGCTGCTCAAAAAGAGTTTGAAAATTTAGAAAAATATGCTAAAAAATTAGACGGAATTGATCAACTCCAAAAATGGGATGGGGCTTATTATTCAGAAAAATTAAAGAAAGAATTATTCGATTTAGATCAAGAGGTTTTAAAACCTTATTTTAAATTAGAAAATGTAATTAATGGTGTTTTTGAAATCGCTAATCGTTTGTATGATTTAAATTTTGAAGAAGTTTCTACTATCGAAAAATATCATCCAGATGTAAAAACATATAACGTTACTGATAATGAAGGTAACTTTATTTCTGTTTTTTATGCGGATTATCATCCTAGAAAAGGAAAAAGAAATGGAGCTTGGATGACGAGTTACAAATCGCAACAGATTAAAAACGGAGTTAACGAAAGACCTCACGTTTCTATTGTGTGTAATTTTACCAAACCAACAGCTACTAAACCATCTTTATTAACGTTTAATGAGGTTACCACTTTGTTTCACGAGTTTGGCCACGCTTTACATGGAATGTTAGCAAATACTACTTACAACAGTTTATCTGGTACTTCTGTTTCTTGGGATTTTGTTGAATTGCCAAGTCAGGTTTTAGAAAATTGGTGTTACGAAAAAGAAGCTTTAGAATTGTTTGCAAAACATTATGAAACAGGTGAAGTTATACCTATGAAATATGTAGAAAAGATAAAAGAATCTGCAAGTTTCCATGAAGGGATGCAAACTTTACGTCAGTTAAGTTTCGGACTTTTAGATATGAAATGGCACTCTGAAAATCCGTCAGAAATTACCTCTGTAAAAGATTTTGAAATTGATGCTTTTTCTGAAACCAAATTATACCCAGATGTTGCAGAAAACTGTATGAGTACTGCATTTTCTCATATTTTTCAAGGTGGATATTCTGCTGGATACTACTCTTACAAATGGGCAGAAGTTTTAGATGCTGATGCTTTTGAATACTTCTTAGAAGAAGGAATTTTTAACAAAGAAGTAGCTACAAAATTTAAAGAAAATGTACTTTCTAAAGGAGGTACCGTAAAACCTATGGAATTGTACAAACGTTTTAGAGGGCAAGAACCTAAGCCAGAAGCTTTATTAAGAAGAGCTGGCTTGTTAGAAGCATAA
- the purE gene encoding 5-(carboxyamino)imidazole ribonucleotide mutase, translating to MVGIIMGSDSDLPIMQEAIDILESFDIQIEVDIVSAHRTPEKLFDYSKNAHTRGIKAIIAGAGGAAHLPGMVASMSPLPVIGVPVKSRNSIDGWDSVLSILQMPGGVPVATVALDGAKNAGILAAQIIGASDKCVLDKIIAYKEGLKLKVEKAAKKIQNS from the coding sequence ATGGTAGGAATAATAATGGGAAGTGATTCAGATCTTCCAATAATGCAAGAAGCAATAGACATTTTAGAAAGTTTTGACATTCAAATAGAAGTAGATATTGTATCTGCTCATAGAACTCCAGAAAAATTATTTGACTATTCTAAAAATGCACATACCAGAGGTATAAAAGCAATTATTGCTGGCGCTGGAGGTGCTGCACATTTACCAGGAATGGTGGCAAGTATGAGTCCTTTGCCTGTAATTGGAGTTCCTGTAAAAAGTAGAAATTCTATTGATGGTTGGGATTCAGTTTTATCTATCTTACAAATGCCAGGAGGTGTACCAGTTGCTACTGTAGCTTTAGATGGAGCAAAAAACGCTGGTATTTTAGCAGCCCAAATTATTGGCGCTTCAGATAAATGTGTTTTAGATAAAATTATCGCTTACAAAGAAGGCTTAAAACTAAAAGTAGAAAAAGCCGCTAAAAAAATTCAAAATTCCTAG
- a CDS encoding 5-(carboxyamino)imidazole ribonucleotide synthase yields the protein MKNYFSSDFKLGVLGGGQLGRMLLTETQKFDIHTSILDSNATAPCAEICNTFVLGDLLDFDAVYNFGKTVDLLTIEIENVNLDALDKLEDEGLTIYPKPQDLRIIQSKARQKNFYIDHQIPTAEFSHYAYLEELKHSFENNIIDFPFVWKAARFGYDGNGVKIVRNIDDLQSLPNVECITEKLIPFKNELAVIVARNADGEIATYPVVEMEFHPEANQVEYVICPARIDFKVAEKAREVALNVVSKLDFVGLLAVEMFQTVDDKILVNEVAPRPHNSGHYSIEASYTNQFEQHLRSILNLPLGNTESKVAGIMVNLVGEEGFSGDVIYENLNDILRIDGVTPHIYGKKETRPFRKMGHVTIVNSDIDTAREIAQKVKETIRVISK from the coding sequence GTGAAAAATTATTTTTCTTCAGACTTTAAATTAGGCGTTTTAGGTGGTGGTCAGCTAGGTAGAATGTTATTAACAGAAACTCAAAAATTCGACATTCATACTTCAATTTTAGATAGCAATGCAACTGCACCATGTGCAGAAATTTGCAACACGTTTGTTCTTGGAGATTTATTAGATTTTGATGCCGTTTACAATTTTGGTAAAACAGTAGATTTACTAACCATAGAAATTGAAAACGTAAATTTAGATGCTTTAGATAAATTAGAAGATGAAGGCTTAACCATTTATCCTAAACCTCAAGACTTAAGAATAATTCAAAGTAAAGCTAGGCAGAAAAATTTTTATATAGATCATCAAATACCAACTGCAGAATTTTCTCATTATGCATATTTAGAAGAATTAAAGCATTCTTTTGAGAACAATATTATCGATTTCCCTTTTGTTTGGAAAGCTGCACGTTTTGGTTACGATGGTAATGGAGTAAAAATTGTAAGAAATATCGATGATTTACAAAGTTTGCCAAATGTAGAATGTATTACAGAAAAGTTAATTCCGTTTAAAAATGAATTGGCTGTAATTGTAGCTAGAAATGCAGATGGTGAAATAGCTACTTATCCTGTTGTAGAAATGGAATTTCATCCAGAAGCAAATCAAGTTGAATATGTAATTTGCCCAGCAAGAATAGATTTTAAAGTTGCAGAAAAAGCTAGAGAAGTTGCCTTAAATGTTGTTAGCAAATTAGATTTTGTAGGTTTATTGGCTGTAGAAATGTTTCAAACTGTAGATGATAAAATATTGGTAAATGAAGTTGCTCCAAGACCACATAATTCTGGTCATTATTCTATAGAAGCGAGTTATACCAATCAATTTGAACAACATTTACGGTCCATTTTAAATTTACCTTTAGGAAACACAGAAAGTAAAGTTGCAGGAATTATGGTAAATCTTGTTGGTGAAGAAGGTTTTTCTGGTGATGTAATTTACGAGAATTTAAATGATATTCTAAGAATTGATGGAGTTACACCACATATTTATGGTAAAAAAGAAACACGTCCTTTTCGCAAAATGGGACACGTAACTATTGTGAATTCTGATATTGATACAGCAAGAGAAATAGCACAAAAAGTAAAAGAAACGATTAGAGTAATAAGCAAATAA
- the greA gene encoding transcription elongation factor GreA, translated as MSEISYYSPEGLKKLKEELHQLEQVERPRVTQEIADARDKGDLSENAEYHAAKEEQSHLETKIAKLKNIVANARILDESQLDTSKILIHSNVKIKNTSNGMEFSYRLVADSETDVRNGKLSVNSPIGKGLLGKKVGELAEIKVPNGIMKFEIVEISR; from the coding sequence ATGAGCGAAATTTCATATTATTCTCCTGAAGGATTAAAGAAGTTAAAAGAAGAATTGCATCAATTAGAGCAAGTAGAAAGACCAAGAGTTACACAAGAAATTGCAGATGCTAGAGATAAAGGTGATTTAAGTGAAAATGCAGAATACCATGCAGCAAAAGAAGAACAATCTCATTTAGAAACTAAAATTGCCAAATTAAAAAATATAGTTGCAAACGCGCGTATTTTAGATGAAAGTCAGTTAGATACTTCTAAAATATTGATTCATTCTAATGTTAAAATTAAAAATACATCTAATGGAATGGAGTTTTCTTACAGATTAGTTGCAGATTCTGAAACGGATGTTAGAAATGGAAAACTATCTGTAAACTCGCCAATTGGTAAAGGTTTATTAGGTAAAAAAGTAGGTGAACTTGCCGAAATTAAAGTGCCTAATGGAATTATGAAATTTGAAATTGTAGAGATTTCAAGATAA
- a CDS encoding HIT family protein, protein MSIFTKIINGDLPSYKVAEDDNFIAFLDINPNAKGHTLVVPKKEENKIFDLSKEEYISLMDFSYRVAKALEKAVPCNRIGMSVIGLEVPHVHVHLIPTNIMADMQFTKKVELTNQEFVALAESIASNFS, encoded by the coding sequence ATGAGCATATTTACAAAAATAATTAATGGCGATTTACCAAGTTATAAAGTAGCAGAAGATGATAATTTTATTGCTTTTTTAGATATTAATCCAAATGCAAAGGGACATACTTTAGTAGTGCCTAAAAAAGAAGAAAATAAGATTTTTGATTTATCAAAAGAAGAGTACATTAGTTTAATGGATTTCTCTTATAGAGTTGCAAAAGCACTAGAAAAAGCTGTGCCTTGTAATAGAATAGGAATGAGTGTAATTGGCCTAGAAGTACCTCACGTTCACGTACATTTAATCCCTACAAATATAATGGCAGATATGCAGTTTACTAAAAAAGTAGAACTAACAAACCAAGAGTTTGTTGCTTTAGCAGAAAGTATTGCTAGTAATTTTTCTTGA
- a CDS encoding sensor histidine kinase has product MKFFSNTLLLKRITMLVSLVIVTLILWNTYTFFQKFKQAERAKMEIHGEAIKELNTENLEDLEKNISELPLSVISRTKDIPFILVDANGEIKGSNNLDPKKENDPKYLKEQLEIMKDQNQPIQVDYLGKTDFIYYRDSDLLNKLTYYPLALILILVLFLAVIYLFYSSNKAAETNKLWTGMAKETAHQIGTPLSSLLGWISILKMEKVDETYIQEIEKDVHRLNTIANRFSKIGSVPELKKENIVNITKQAFDYLESRSSKQISFSFSSTEDEIFTELNTELFGWVIENLIKNAIDAMLGKGELNLKIESKQKKVKITVSDTGKGMPKKLFKQIFKPGFTTKKRGWGLGLSLSKRIVEDYHNGKIFVKKSEIDKGTTFQVLLNKL; this is encoded by the coding sequence ATGAAATTTTTCTCAAATACACTTTTATTAAAACGTATTACAATGCTAGTTTCTTTAGTAATTGTTACGTTAATTCTCTGGAATACCTATACTTTCTTTCAGAAATTTAAGCAAGCTGAAAGAGCAAAAATGGAAATTCATGGAGAAGCCATAAAAGAATTAAATACCGAAAATTTAGAAGATTTAGAGAAAAATATTTCTGAACTTCCTTTAAGTGTCATCAGCAGAACAAAAGATATTCCTTTTATTTTGGTTGATGCAAATGGTGAAATAAAAGGTTCTAATAACTTAGATCCTAAAAAAGAAAACGACCCCAAATATTTAAAGGAACAGTTGGAAATTATGAAGGATCAAAATCAGCCAATTCAGGTTGATTATCTTGGAAAAACTGACTTTATTTATTACCGAGATTCAGATTTATTAAACAAATTAACCTATTATCCTTTAGCATTAATTTTAATTTTAGTCTTATTTTTAGCAGTTATTTACTTGTTTTATAGTTCTAATAAAGCTGCAGAAACCAATAAATTATGGACAGGAATGGCTAAAGAAACTGCGCATCAAATTGGTACGCCTTTGTCTTCTCTTTTAGGTTGGATTTCGATTTTAAAAATGGAAAAAGTAGATGAAACTTATATCCAAGAAATTGAAAAAGACGTACATCGTTTAAATACAATTGCCAATCGCTTTTCTAAAATTGGCTCTGTGCCAGAATTGAAAAAAGAAAACATTGTTAACATTACAAAACAAGCTTTTGATTATTTAGAATCTAGAAGTTCTAAGCAAATTTCGTTTTCGTTTTCATCCACAGAAGATGAAATTTTTACGGAATTAAATACGGAACTATTTGGCTGGGTAATCGAAAACCTGATTAAAAATGCTATTGATGCGATGTTGGGTAAAGGAGAACTTAACCTAAAAATTGAAAGCAAACAAAAGAAAGTAAAAATTACGGTTTCTGACACTGGTAAAGGAATGCCTAAAAAGTTATTCAAACAAATATTTAAACCTGGTTTTACAACCAAAAAACGTGGTTGGGGCTTAGGTTTATCACTCTCTAAACGAATTGTAGAAGATTACCATAATGGAAAAATATTTGTAAAAAAATCTGAAATTGATAAAGGAACTACCTTTCAGGTTTTGTTGAATAAATTATAA